One Anaerobaca lacustris DNA window includes the following coding sequences:
- a CDS encoding serine hydrolase domain-containing protein has translation MDVQSQIRRACPVLVLSVMAACALSASASLDAVLEPIRQANDLPALAAAVVKGGQTVAVGAVGVRKAGSPQRVTADDKWHIGSCTKSMTAALAAMLVEDGTLRWDMTPAEMFADLESQMQPEWREVTLEQLLAHRGGAPPDLDEQGLWDRLWQRADRLPREQREYLTRELLTMHEPVAPPGVKTIYSNAGYALVGHAIESLLDRPWEDLLRQRLFAPLGMTGAGFGAPASVGEVDQPWGHKAGEGGTFEPVAPGLHADNPAAIGPGGTVHCRLDDLAKYAAWHLAGARGERARHASPLLHPETFERLHTPLAADSEYALGWVATERPWGGGTVLTHAGSNTMFYAVIWIAPQKDFAVVVCTNAGGDAAEKAVDHAAAILIREGTE, from the coding sequence ATGGACGTGCAAAGTCAAATTCGTCGAGCCTGTCCGGTACTTGTCCTTTCGGTGATGGCCGCTTGCGCGCTGTCTGCATCGGCCTCGCTGGATGCCGTGCTCGAACCGATTCGCCAGGCGAACGATCTGCCGGCGCTGGCGGCGGCGGTCGTCAAGGGCGGCCAGACGGTCGCCGTGGGCGCCGTCGGCGTTCGCAAGGCGGGCTCGCCGCAGCGCGTGACGGCCGACGACAAATGGCACATCGGCTCGTGCACCAAGTCCATGACCGCGGCGCTGGCCGCGATGCTCGTCGAGGACGGCACGCTGCGATGGGACATGACGCCGGCCGAGATGTTCGCCGACCTCGAGTCGCAGATGCAGCCCGAGTGGCGAGAGGTGACGCTGGAGCAGCTTCTGGCCCATCGCGGTGGCGCCCCGCCTGATCTGGACGAGCAAGGCCTGTGGGACCGGCTCTGGCAGCGGGCCGACCGGCTGCCACGCGAGCAGCGCGAGTACCTGACGCGGGAACTGCTCACCATGCACGAGCCTGTAGCGCCGCCGGGCGTGAAGACCATCTACTCCAACGCCGGCTATGCGCTCGTGGGCCATGCCATCGAGAGCCTGCTCGATCGCCCGTGGGAAGACCTGCTGCGTCAGCGGCTCTTTGCGCCGCTCGGCATGACCGGCGCCGGCTTCGGCGCGCCCGCAAGCGTCGGCGAGGTGGATCAGCCCTGGGGACACAAGGCCGGCGAAGGTGGGACTTTCGAGCCGGTTGCCCCGGGCCTTCATGCGGACAATCCCGCCGCCATCGGCCCGGGCGGGACGGTGCATTGCCGCCTTGACGACCTGGCCAAATACGCTGCCTGGCACCTGGCCGGCGCCCGAGGCGAAAGGGCGAGGCATGCCTCGCCCCTACTGCACCCCGAGACGTTCGAAAGACTGCACACGCCGCTCGCTGCCGACAGTGAATACGCCCTCGGCTGGGTTGCCACCGAGCGTCCGTGGGGCGGGGGCACCGTCTTGACGCACGCCGGCTCCAACACCATGTTCTACGCGGTCATCTGGATCGCACCGCAGAAGGACTTCGCCGTTGTGGTCTGCACGAACGCCGGCGGCGACGCTGCGGAGAAGGCGGTCGATCACGCCGCTGCGATACTCATTCGGGAAGGTACAGAATAG